Part of the Pseudoliparis swirei isolate HS2019 ecotype Mariana Trench chromosome 3, NWPU_hadal_v1, whole genome shotgun sequence genome, tctgaccacgcaaatcctagactagcccctgtcaaatagaatGTGTGAAGATCCTGGAAAGGGTTAttcatatttggttatgtgtggctttctggaaaacaataaatgttcacATTTAGGCActcctgcgatcgtcacactttttgttataaactgaccccggcccccattagagaagggaaaagttatgagGCCCTCGCAGGAacaagtttggggacccctgccttTGGAAATTAACTCGGCTAGCCATAAGATTCCCAGTATAATGTTCTGCTCGGCTAACCAATTGGTGGTGCTAACGTCAGATATGAGAGTGGTGTCGGggttctcatctaactcttggcGAGCGAACGAATAAGCGCATTCCCTAAAATGTCAAACTCCTCCCATCATTTTGATGTAAGTTAATAATACACTGGTAATTATTATTGTTGCCCGTGTAACCTTTAATGTTTTTCTGTCCTTAGATGTCTCTACAGGAAGCAGCTGAGGGAGGTGCAGGCAGCCCCGGCTCCCAGTACTCTAACTGGCTGGGAAGCCCAAACTCCCACAGTAACGAGGACTTTGAAGCCTGGAGCTCCTTCAGGACGCGCACCAGCTCTGATGCCAGCACGCTGAGCGGCTGCCATTCACCTTTTCCTCCTGAACAGGATGACCTCGGGGACTCTGATAGCCACATGATGTACCCTGGGCCAGCGGGGAGCAAGATAAGCTCCACCCTGCCCAGCCTTTCCGAGGTCGCTGGATCCATGGGCCAACATGGCTCCGAGAGCGCCATGGAGAGCCTGCTGGACAACCTGAGCGTGATGTCTCCTAAAGCCCAGCTAGGGTCTGACTCCTCACATTCATCAAATGCTGCCATGCTTCAGAGTCCCTACAGCTCCACTGGCTTGACTCCGCACCCACAGAAGGACTACCGTAAGTGCATGTACAGCCAGGTGAGGATGAACTCCCTGTCTCCTGCTCCCATGCAGACGCGAACAGAGACAAAGCCGGGCTTTAGGGCTTATGAGAACCAGTATATTTGTCCTGCTGGCCTCCTCAAAGAGCTGCTGACCTCAGATGCAGAAGCCAGTAGAGATGCACAGCTGTCTCAAGTGGGGAGGGGAGGTTGTCTAATGCCTAATTACAGCCGTCAGAGCCACATGGGCTGTCATAATGGAGGAAAAATGATGACTCCTCCTCAAAGTCTTCTCGTTCCTCATGTAAATCCACAAGATATACACAGCCAGGGTCCTTCAACCTCACACGATTTGAGCAGCTGTAACATGATCCCCCTGAGGAGCCTTTCAGGGGCCCCTCCTCGAATGACCAGCCTGAGGACATCCGTGCAGTTCCCGCGTGGACACCCAACACACAATAGCGCTGTTTCAGCGAGCTACGGCAGCAACAGCGGCTACAGGGAACTCAACTTTATTCACCCACACAGTCACCACCAGGAGCGGCTGCCCAGTGACCTGGACAACGTGTCCATTGAGAGGTTTGAATGTGACATGGAGACTGTCCTCCATGACACCCTCATGGATGGCGGCGCACTGGACTTTAACTTTGACCCCACAGCTGGTCCTCATGGGTTCCCCCAGAGGGTGAAGACCACCACACATAGCTGGGTGTCAGGCTAGGACGCATGGTGGATCACAACAGGTGAGACTAACTAGTCTAGAGTGTCAGTAAGTACTTGTATTCAAATTATAACCAATAAAATGTTTTCTCAACGCTGAACATTTTCCATTTTCCCTCTCAGGTTTTTCTCAGCGTCCCGCCGCCGCTCACCTTCACCCAGAAACTGGGAAATGTAAATCAGCCACCGCCGTCACGTTCCGCAGAGCATCTggcaaaatctaattaaaaacTGTTTTACTTGTTTGGGTTGCAGCTCCATGTATAACAATACATCTTACTACTTTATATTTAATAGAGTAAACTAATGAAGTGTATCATTTAGATCGAGATACTGAAATAAGACACATTAGAGGAAATGGTTTAAGTCATAACTGCATTAAACGTAAACTCTGCAAAGagaaaatgaatgagagacaagtCAGCATCTGCAAACTCGCCTTGTTTTTAATTACCTGTCCAAAACTggaaacatgtatatatttttttattattgctgatttgtgtttatataaacatatacattacAATATATTACATAAGACAAAACCTAAAAGAGTGCCTTGCAGAATTCATTTCTCAAAATGTATGATTTGTGGCCAGTTCGACATtagaccaacacacacaatcaccttTTGATTTGGGAATGAACTTTGCAGCAGCCAGTCGGCCCAGCTGAGCATACGAGTGGGACCTGAAATTGCAGTAAGGACACAACACAGTTGTAGCTATTTAGGGTGtgaccacacgcacacacgcacacacacacacacacacacacacacacacacacacacacacacacacacacacacacacacacacacacacacacacacacacacgaggtttTAAAATCAGTTCTTAACTAGTAATCACCCAGTGAAATTAGCCACTTTTGGGGTAATTTGGAGCCAACAGATCAGGATGTATTCAGCTGAACCATTAAacagtgtttattttgtatcggtGCTTAAAATGTCCTGTATCAAGTCTAAAATGGAACACATATATTTAAAGGAGAAGTTGATATTACATTATAATCAAGCAAAAGCCTGCTAAATATGTTCTATATAGTCTGATTAGGGAGTTTTTGAGGGTTGAATGAAAAGCCCATAATGGTAGATAAGTGTTAACCTAGTGAGGTCAGTGTATCATCTGCATATTGAAAGATGTTATCatctttattgtgtgtgtgtgtgtgtgtgtgtgtgtgtgtgtgtgttgccaagGCTGAACTTGTATACTTCTGGCCCCATCAGCTTAAACCTGTTGGTGCTCATTTG contains:
- the LOC130190684 gene encoding forkhead box protein O1-A-like; this encodes MAEVPPPQPVEIDPEFEPLSRPRSCTWPLPRPELSDPASSNTSSPAPSVQQEPGGNTEFISNLGLLEEDYEEYAEQKPHMPCNDFRCRERNCVHPHHHHHPPPPPPPHPQQQLPGPQLPPQQQVPPPGVAPLGSSGQRKSSSSRRNAWGNMSYADLITKAIDSSPEKRLTLSQIYDWMVKNVPYFKDKGDSNSSAGWKNSIRHNLSLHSRFVRIENEGTGKSSWWMLNPEGGKSGKSPRRRAASMDNNSKFTKSRGRATKKKMSLQEAAEGGAGSPGSQYSNWLGSPNSHSNEDFEAWSSFRTRTSSDASTLSGCHSPFPPEQDDLGDSDSHMMYPGPAGSKISSTLPSLSEVAGSMGQHGSESAMESLLDNLSVMSPKAQLGSDSSHSSNAAMLQSPYSSTGLTPHPQKDYRKCMYSQVRMNSLSPAPMQTRTETKPGFRAYENQYICPAGLLKELLTSDAEASRDAQLSQVGRGGCLMPNYSRQSHMGCHNGGKMMTPPQSLLVPHVNPQDIHSQGPSTSHDLSSCNMIPLRSLSGAPPRMTSLRTSVQFPRGHPTHNSAVSASYGSNSGYRELNFIHPHSHHQERLPSDLDNVSIERFECDMETVLHDTLMDGGALDFNFDPTAGPHGFPQRVKTTTHSWVSG